A stretch of the Gammaproteobacteria bacterium genome encodes the following:
- a CDS encoding efflux RND transporter periplasmic adaptor subunit — MKNWIRALVLSGLLSGSAAAEIAGELVWARTVELSLPASGRVEKIAVLPGAAVAAGQVVLELDARTVRATLADTRAAQHAAELRRAEAQREWDRAKELYDRTVLSERELQLAEIGFAAADAQYQAARTAAVAAAVELEYTRLTAPFDAWVLAVYVAPGQAVINQVQAMPLMRVAERGRLRLRATLDAAQLATLVPDAAVAVQVGERRFEARIANLDREPLGAERPAHYAVEAEFAVPDDVSLRTGQTGTLILP, encoded by the coding sequence ATGAAGAACTGGATACGTGCGCTGGTGCTGTCCGGCCTGCTGAGTGGATCGGCGGCGGCCGAGATCGCCGGTGAACTGGTGTGGGCACGGACGGTCGAGCTCAGTCTGCCGGCCAGTGGGCGGGTGGAGAAGATCGCGGTGCTGCCTGGGGCGGCGGTCGCGGCGGGACAGGTCGTCCTGGAACTCGATGCGCGCACGGTCCGGGCGACGCTGGCCGACACGCGTGCGGCCCAGCACGCCGCCGAATTGCGGCGCGCCGAGGCGCAGCGTGAATGGGACCGCGCCAAGGAACTCTATGACCGTACCGTGTTGTCCGAGCGTGAACTGCAGCTCGCGGAGATCGGATTCGCCGCGGCCGATGCACAGTACCAGGCGGCGCGTACCGCCGCGGTCGCGGCCGCGGTCGAACTGGAGTACACCCGCCTGACCGCACCCTTCGATGCCTGGGTGCTCGCCGTGTACGTGGCGCCCGGCCAGGCGGTGATCAACCAGGTGCAGGCGATGCCCTTGATGCGGGTGGCCGAGCGCGGGCGCTTGCGCCTGCGCGCCACCCTGGATGCCGCGCAGCTGGCCACCCTGGTGCCGGACGCTGCGGTGGCGGTGCAGGTCGGCGAGCGGCGCTTCGAGGCACGCATCGCGAACCTCGACCGCGAGCCACTCGGCGCCGAGCGGCCGGCCCACTATGCCGTGGAGGCGGAATTCGCCGTGCCCGACGACGTCAGCCTGCGCACCGGTCAGACGGGGACGCTGATCCTGCCATGA
- a CDS encoding acylphosphatase — protein sequence MISARRCRVSGRVQGVFFRATARSRARDYEVCGYARNLPGGDVEVHAEGTPAAVDALCDWLWEGPPGAAVTAVECQPITPAGYADFTVE from the coding sequence ATGATCAGCGCCCGCCGGTGCCGGGTCAGCGGCCGGGTGCAGGGTGTATTCTTCCGCGCCACCGCCCGCAGCCGGGCGCGCGACTACGAGGTATGCGGCTACGCCCGCAATCTCCCCGGAGGAGATGTCGAGGTGCATGCCGAAGGCACGCCGGCCGCCGTCGATGCGCTGTGCGACTGGTTGTGGGAGGGCCCGCCCGGCGCGGCGGTGACTGCTGTGGAATGCCAGCCCATCACCCCGGCCGGCTACGCGGACTTCACGGTGGAGTGA
- the nadB gene encoding L-aspartate oxidase has translation MSERILSEVLVIGSGAAGLRLALELASHCRVAVLAKGPITEGSSYYAQGGVSAVLDPEDSLDSHVQDTLAAGAGLCHEDVVRFTVERGPAAVRWLVEHSVPFTREHEHFHLTREGGHSHRRVIHAADATGHAIETSLVAAARAHPNISLYERHIAIDLITTAKLRRPGPNRCVGAYVLDRGRDRVDLFTARLVVLATGGASKVYLYTSNPDTVSGDGIAMAWRAGCRIVNMEFNQFHPTCLYHPHAKSFLITEAVRGEGGVLKLPDGERFMHRFDPRAELAPRDIVARAIDHEMKRLGAECVYLDISHQPAEFIKEHFPTVYARCLEFGYDMTQQPIPVVPAAHYTCGGVATDLRGRTDIEGLYAIGETAHTGLHGANRMASNSLLECLVFAQAAGQDIVARLATVAPPPDLPAWDESRVTDSDEEVVVSHNWDELRRFMWDYVGIVRSNKRLERALRRALLLQHEIHEYYSNFRVTNDLIELRNLVQVAELIIRSAQSRKESRGLHYTLDYPEPDTRHPPRDTVLTPPLPEAPRGTAWAANSPHGNP, from the coding sequence ATGAGCGAAAGAATTCTGAGTGAGGTACTGGTGATCGGCAGCGGCGCCGCGGGGCTGCGGCTGGCACTGGAACTCGCCAGCCACTGCCGCGTCGCGGTGCTCGCCAAGGGGCCCATCACCGAGGGCAGCAGCTATTACGCCCAGGGCGGCGTCTCGGCGGTGCTCGATCCGGAGGACAGCCTCGATTCCCACGTCCAGGACACCTTGGCGGCCGGCGCCGGCCTCTGTCACGAGGACGTGGTGCGATTCACGGTCGAGCGTGGCCCGGCGGCGGTGCGCTGGCTCGTCGAGCACAGCGTGCCCTTCACCCGGGAGCACGAGCATTTCCACCTGACGCGCGAGGGCGGCCACAGCCACCGCCGCGTCATCCATGCCGCCGATGCCACCGGCCACGCCATCGAGACCTCGCTGGTGGCGGCCGCCCGGGCCCACCCCAACATCAGCCTGTACGAACGCCACATCGCCATCGACCTGATCACCACCGCGAAGCTCCGCCGCCCCGGCCCCAACCGCTGCGTCGGTGCCTACGTGCTCGATCGCGGCCGCGACCGCGTGGACCTGTTCACTGCGCGCCTGGTGGTGCTGGCCACCGGCGGCGCCAGCAAGGTATACCTCTATACCAGCAATCCGGACACCGTCAGCGGTGACGGCATCGCCATGGCCTGGCGCGCCGGCTGCCGCATCGTCAACATGGAGTTCAACCAGTTCCATCCAACCTGCCTGTACCACCCGCACGCCAAGTCCTTTCTCATCACGGAGGCGGTACGCGGGGAAGGTGGCGTGCTGAAGCTGCCCGATGGTGAGCGCTTCATGCACCGGTTCGATCCACGCGCCGAGCTCGCCCCGCGCGACATCGTCGCGCGGGCCATCGATCATGAGATGAAGCGTCTCGGTGCCGAATGCGTCTATCTGGATATCAGCCACCAACCGGCCGAGTTCATCAAGGAACACTTCCCGACGGTGTACGCGCGCTGCCTGGAATTCGGCTACGACATGACGCAGCAACCGATCCCGGTGGTACCCGCCGCGCACTACACCTGTGGCGGCGTGGCGACCGATCTGCGTGGCCGCACCGACATCGAGGGCCTGTACGCCATCGGCGAGACCGCCCACACCGGTCTGCACGGCGCCAACCGCATGGCCAGCAACTCGCTGCTGGAATGCCTGGTGTTCGCGCAGGCGGCGGGGCAGGATATCGTGGCGCGGCTCGCCACGGTCGCGCCACCGCCCGACCTGCCGGCCTGGGACGAATCACGCGTCACGGACTCCGACGAGGAAGTCGTGGTCAGCCACAACTGGGACGAGCTGCGCCGCTTCATGTGGGATTATGTCGGTATCGTGCGCAGCAACAAACGTCTGGAGCGCGCGCTACGCCGTGCCCTGCTGCTGCAGCACGAGATCCACGAGTATTACAGCAATTTCCGCGTCACCAACGATCTGATCGAGCTGCGCAACCTGGTGCAGGTCGCCGAACTCATCATCCGCTCCGCGCAGTCGCGCAAGGAAAGCCGCGGCCTGCACTACACCCTCGACTACCCCGAGCCCGACACCCGCCACCCGCCCCGTGACACCGTCCTTACCCCACCGCTGCCCGAGGCACCCCGCGGCACGGCGTGGGCGGCGAACTCTCCGCACGGAAACCCATAG
- the rpoE gene encoding RNA polymerase sigma factor RpoE, with amino-acid sequence MTEHSSDQQLVERVQQGDKAAFDLLVRKYQHKIVQLVTRYLRDPVEALDVTQEAFIKAYRALPSFRGDSAFYTWLYRIAINTAKNYLVAQSRRPPSDDIDAQDAEQFAGDTGLKEYATPEHMVLRDEIGQTITAAIEDLPEELRTAITLREFEGLSYEEIATAMDCPIGTVRSRIFRAREAIEIRLKPLLS; translated from the coding sequence ATGACTGAACACAGTTCGGACCAACAGCTGGTGGAGCGCGTCCAGCAGGGCGATAAGGCCGCCTTCGATCTCCTGGTCCGGAAATACCAGCACAAGATCGTGCAGCTGGTGACGCGCTATCTGCGCGACCCTGTCGAGGCCCTGGACGTCACTCAGGAGGCCTTTATCAAGGCCTATCGCGCATTGCCGTCATTCCGTGGCGACAGCGCGTTCTATACCTGGCTGTACCGGATCGCGATCAATACCGCCAAGAATTATCTGGTGGCGCAGAGCCGGCGGCCGCCGAGCGACGACATCGATGCACAGGATGCGGAACAATTTGCAGGGGACACGGGTCTCAAGGAATACGCAACGCCGGAACACATGGTGCTGCGTGATGAGATTGGGCAGACCATCACCGCCGCCATCGAGGATCTGCCGGAGGAGTTACGTACGGCCATTACCCTGCGTGAGTTTGAAGGACTCAGCTACGAGGAGATCGCCACTGCGATGGATTGCCCGATTGGAACGGTGCGGTCACGCATCTT